GATGTTCGACCACTCGCCGATCGGCCGCAACGTGCTCCTCGGCACCCGGATGCGCGCGATGCTGGCGAAGCGGGTCTTCCGGCGGTGCGGGCGCAACGTCCGGATCTTTCACGACTGCGAGTTCTCGTTCGGCTACAACCTGACGGTCGGCGACGACGTGACGATCCATCGCCACGTGCTGATCGACGACCGAGGGGAAGTCGTCATCGGGAACAACGTGTCGATCTCCGACTTCGCGAACATCTATTCGCACGCGCACGCCGTCGAGGACATCAACGACGTCTCGCTCGGAAAGACGGTGATCGGCGACAACACGCGGATCACGTACCATTCGACGGTTTTTTCGGACGTGAAGATCGGGCACGACGCGATGCTCGG
This Thermoanaerobaculia bacterium DNA region includes the following protein-coding sequences:
- a CDS encoding acyltransferase is translated as MTLRTVRAGELAESLFPRFVDELAEKFDDPALDRNDVVRDTLADVYGHRSRGETSLAAGVVAASFDPRNATLEAEYYKEIDPGKWARVKPLLWFWQMFDHSPIGRNVLLGTRMRAMLAKRVFRRCGRNVRIFHDCEFSFGYNLTVGDDVTIHRHVLIDDRGEVVIGNNVSISDFANIYSHAHAVEDINDVSLGKTVIGDNTRITYHSTVFSDVKIGHDAMLGSHGVANRDVPDFEIFGGVPAKKIAQKKGHP